The following proteins come from a genomic window of Rutidosis leptorrhynchoides isolate AG116_Rl617_1_P2 chromosome 10, CSIRO_AGI_Rlap_v1, whole genome shotgun sequence:
- the LOC139873251 gene encoding uncharacterized protein has translation MDLGLGCLDLGCLEKQISQTSVDSEDAKANTSSSSTSKPLTNKVLKEGNQPSPRCLSRLASQIRKPTRRKTSPLSWFPRKKGDSYLQRKLKLLQEVDGMSSTLDETLGDTNPHFSKVLKEKMAVREAAHKAIEARKAALVEASWCRILRAARIDCKNAEDLLVKAEKSATEAFEFANEIGVIMYDMQDCPRKICKIETSATSGGESTTHTVTTSFDTAFEVDKQVASAVKAAFVKLSTCASIDKQEFKAILIKISQNPDLDEHYQDIYEYEYVSECDSDVGPGFESKSCKNEMGSPEKRRENLVDMMFQRLKCLKEEELASLATIVATCGLNAALAEAGNGSDNGRVSVKEDLPGLDKFLVKRLTRLEKEIEDAKNARSKDVTSVKDDKILKVTEVVVPSLGSMLTKHTSKLEKEIEESKMKYGNEYEPKLKKSERLKQEMKDIPSLDEVLVKRVSRLEREVQEAKKEKENVDANKGKKNKVTGFNDRDDGVESLDRVLVKHVSKLEKEKMASRDMKEEVKPKRRDKKSDLEYGEGSLDQIMVKHKSKLEREKVAAAADLQEPDIEVKNPLVAKREARERELREAWGGVSFGNSIRPRVSRLERDKAAWLNAEKEERRVAPEGRVV, from the exons ATGGATTTAGGCTTAGGCTGTTTAGATTTAGGTTGTCTCGAAAAACAAATCAGTCAAACATCAGTTGATTCAGAAGATGCAAAAGCtaatacttcttcttcttcaacttcaAAGCCATTAACG AACAAGGTATTGAAAGAGGGAAATCAACCAAGCCCCCGTTGTCTTAGCAGACTGGCGTCTCAAATTAGAAAACCTACTCGTCGTAAAACTTCACCTCTCAGCTGGTTTCCACGCAAGAAAGGGGATTCCTACTTACAAAGAAAGTTAAAATTACTTCAG GAAGTGGATGGCATGAGCTCAACTCTTGACGAGACACTTGGTGACACAAATCCCCATTTCTCGAAAGTACTTAAAGAGAAAATGGCTGTAAGAGAAGCTGCTCACAAGGCGATAGAAGCTCGAAAGGCTGCATTGGTTGAAGCTTCTTGGTGTCGAATACTTCGAGCAGCCAG GATTGATTGTAAAAATGCTGAAGATCTTCTGGTTAAAGCAGAAAAAAGCGCGACTGAAGCTTTTGAATTTGCAAATGAAATTGGAGTAATCATGTACGATATGCAAGATTGCCCTAGAAAGATTTGCAAGATAGAAACATCAGCTACAAGTGGAGGTGAATCGACTACTCATACGGTAACGACGTCTTTTGACACTGCATTTGAGGTGGATAAACAGGTAGCATCTGCTGTGAAAGCTGCATTCGTCAAGCTATCAACTTGTGCATCCATAGACAAACAAGAATTTAAAGCAATCTTGATCAAAATTAGTCAGAATCCTGATCTCGATGAACACTATCaagatatatatgaatatgaatatgtgtCAGAATGTGATTCTGATGTTGGACCTGGTTTTGAATCAAAATCCTGCAAAAATGAGATGGGATCACCCGAAAAACGAAGAGAAAACCTTGTTGACATGATGTTTCAAAGGCTGAAGTGTTTAAAGGAAGAAGAACTTGCTTCTCTTGCCACTATAGTCGCAACGTGTGGTCTGAATGCTGCTTTAGCTGAAGCCGGAAACGGGTCTGATAATGGGCGGGTTTCTGTAAAAGAAGATCTCCCGGGTCTTGACAAGTTTCTGGTTAAAAGGTTAACGAGACTTGAAAAAGAGATTGAAGATGCAAAGAATGCCAGAAGTAAAGATGTGACGTCTGTTAAAGATGACAAGATATTGAAAGTGACTGAGGTGGTTGTTCCTAGTTTGGGAAGTATGCTTACAAAACACACTTCAAAGCTTGAGAAAGAAATCGAAGAGAGTAAAATGAAATATGGGAATGAATACGAGCCGAAGTTAAAGAAATCTGAAAGATTGAAACAAGAAATGAAGGATATACCGAGCCTTGATGAGGTGTTGGTGAAACGTGTGTCACGGCTTGAACGTGAGGTACAAGAGgcaaaaaaggaaaaagaaaacgtTGACGCGAATAAGGGAAAAAAGAATAAAGTAACTGGATTTAATGATCGTGATGACGGTGTTGAAAGTTTAGATAGAGTGTTGGTAAAGCATGTTTCGAAACTCGAGAAAGAAAAAATGGCGTCTCGGGACATGAAGGAGGAGGTAAAGCCGAAACGAAGAGATAAAAAATCGGATTTGGAATATGGTGAAGGGAGTTTGGACCAAATTATGGTTAAGCATAAGTCGAAACTTGAAAGAGAAAAGGTGGCTGCTGCTGCTGATTTGCAGGAGCCCGATATTGAAGTGAAGAACCCGTTGGTGGCGAAACGAGAAGCAAGGGAGAGAGAACTGCGAGAAGCGTGGGGAGGGGTGAGTTTCGGGAACTCGATACGTCCACGTGTCTCTAGGCTTGAAAGAGACAAG GCTGCGTGGCTCAATGCTGAAAAAGAGGAAAGGAGAGTGGCTCCTGAAGGAAGGGTTGTTTAA
- the LOC139871154 gene encoding uncharacterized protein: MECLTLMIKRNIRDTDSFRYHPMCEQQEIVNVCFADDLFLFAYASSDSVKVISNALEEFKRCSGLVSSLSKNTAFFANVSASVRNAILELLPFDEGSLPVRYLGLSLISSRLYYKDCKSFVDSVRVRICDWKNKYLSFAGEMKRGKAKVKWKDICLPKKEGGLGIKNLKQWNIALTSYHIWCIITRKQSLWVRWIHSYRLSNKSFWEVDVPATASYGWKKILSLREEIRQYFIYKIGRGDCTLAWHDTWCDYGHLSELFSYRQISQARASPVTWYSIVWFPQSVPRFSFIMWLVVKEKLKTQDRLKAWDIGTAQNMNALCALCNVQQDSHDHLFFECPFSNQVWSLVKQFIPLQIASYKWRDILSLLTGVAKRRVA; the protein is encoded by the exons ATGGAATGTTTGACTTTGATGATCAAGAGAAATATCCGTGATACTGATTCATTTCGTTACCATCCCATGTGCGAGCAACAGGAAATTGTTAACGTTTGTTTTGCAGATGATTTATTTCTATTTGCATATGCTAGCAGTGATTCGGTGAAGGTGATATCAAATGCGTTGGAGGAGTTCAAGAGGTGTTCAGGTCTGGTCTCAAGTCTTTCCAAAAACACGGCGTTCTTTGCAAATGTTTCGGCAAGCGTAAGGAATGCCATTCTTGAGTTGTTGCCTTTTGATGAGGGATCCCTGCCTGTGAGATATTTGGGTCTTTCTTTGATCTCATCTCGGTTATACTATAAAGATTGTAAATCGTTTGTGGATAGTGTAAGAGTGAGAATATGTGATTGGAAGAACAAATATTTGTCATTTGCTG GGGAGATGAAAAGGGGTAAGGCTAAGGTTAAATGGAAAGATATTTGCCTTCCGAAGAAGGAGGGCGGATTGGGAATAAAAAACTTGAAACAGTGGAATATTGCTCTAACTTCGTACCATATATGGTGTATTATTACTCGTAAGCAATCCTTGTGGGTACGTTGGATTCACTCATACAGGCTATCAAACAAAAGTTTTTGGGAAGTTGACGTTCCTGCTACAGCGAGTTACGGGTGGAAGAAGATATTAAGTTTGCGTGAGGAGATTCGTCAATATTTTATCTACAAAATTGGCAGAGGAGATTGTACTTTGGCTTGGCACGATACTTGGTGTGATTATGGACACCTAAGTGAGTTGTTTTCGTATCGACAGATTTCTCAAGCGAg AGCTTCGCCTGTTACATGGTATTCTATTGTTTGGTTTCCTCAAAGTGTTCCACGTTTCTCGTTTATTATGTGGTTAGTTGTCAAGGAAAAGTTGAAGACGCAAGACCGACTAAAAGCATGGGATATTGGAACAGCACAGAATATGAATGCTTTATGTGCTTTGTGCAATGTTCAACAAGATTCCCATGATCACTTATTTTTTGAATGCCCATTCTCTAATCAAGTTTGGAGTCTTGTAAAGCAATTCATTCCACTGCAGATTGCAAGTTATAAATGGCGAGATATATTGTCCTTGTTAACTGGAGTGGCAAAAAGACGTGTGGCTTGA